The genomic segment ATCGTGACGTATACCGAAGCTGCAGCAAAAGAAATGAAAGCTCGTATCCAGACTGCTATCCAGGAATCTGTTACTTCTGAAAGCGATATGGAACTGAAGAAACATCTCACCAGACAAGTGACTTTGATCCATCAAGCGTCTATCAGTACGCTGCATGCTTTTTGTCTGCAAGTGATCCGTCGTTACTACTATTTGATTAATCTAGATCCAATTTTCAGATTACTGACAGATGAGACAGAAATACTGCTGTTGAAAGAAAGTGTTTGGGAAGAAGTACGAGAAGAACTATATGGTGAAGAAGAAAGCTTATTCAAATCTTTGACAGCCTCTTATTCGAACGATCGAAGTGATGCCGGTCTAACCGACTTGATTTTCTCATTATACGAATTTTCAAGAGCCAATCCTAGACCAGCTGTATGGTTGGAACAGCTTTCTTATTTGTATCAGGTAGAAGACAATGATCTGACAAAAGGAGTTCTATACAAAGAACTGTTAAAACCGCAAATAATATCGGTGTTAGATAGTCTGGTAGAATTGTCACAAACGGCTGGTCAACTTGGAGAAGGCACTGATGAACTCGACAAACAAACGGAATTAGTAAAAAATGAATGGACCGCGTTACAAGAGATCCAAAATCACATTCAACAAGACAACTATCAAGCTGCGTACAATTGCTGCAAGTCTATTGAATTTGCTCGTTGGAAAGCTGTAAAAAAAGGTACTGATGAAGCAATCAAAGAAACGGCCGAAGAAATGAAGTTGTTGAGAGATGAGTACAAAAATCGGTTCAAAGAATTGATCAATGATTATTTTTCAGCATCGCCTCAAGAACAAATTGATCTTATGTTGAGTGCTGCTCCGCTGGTAGAGGAAATGGCACGTGTTACTCAGCTATTTACGGATGCTTACCGTCAACGTAAAGATGAACGTAATCTACTAGATTTTAACGATTTAGAACATTTGACTCTTCAAATCCTTGCTCAAATCAAAGACGAAGAATGGATTCCTACAGAAGCATCTATGCATTACCGAGATAAATTTAAAGAAGTCATGGTTGATGAATACCAAGACATCAACCAATTGCAAGAAAATATTTTACGTTGGTTAGCTCATGATCAAGCCGACCAAGGAAACCTATTTATGGTAGGAGACGTGAAACAATCCATTTATTCTTTCAGGTTAGCTGATCCAGGGTTGTTTTTACAGAAATACGAACAGTATGAGCATCATCAATCGGGTGAACGGATTATTTTAGCCGAAAATTTTCGTTCAAGGGGTGAAGTTCTGCAGTTTACGAACTTGATTTTTGAGCAATTGATGGATAAAGCAGTGGGGCAAATGGACTATGATGAAGCTGCTCAGCTCATTCAAGGTTTTACTGATTTTCCAGAGCTGCAAAAGCATCAACCTGAAATTTTGATTTATGAGAAAGGCACTAATGACCGTGAAGATGAGGAAGAAAACACAGAATCGGTCAATTGGGATATGCGGATCGAAGACAAAACGGAAGGCGAATTGTTGATGGTAGGGCAAAAAATACAAGAACTCATCCAATCACAATTCCCGATTTATGATAAACGGTCTAAAACGACTCGACCAATCAGCTATCGTGATATCGTGCTGTTGACTCCTACCAAGAAAAACAATCTGGTGTTGATGGAAATGTTCAAGCGTTTGTCGATTCCACTTCAGGTAAATGACACGCAGAATTATTTCCAAACAACAGAGATCACGATTATGATGTCTTTACTAAAAGTAATCGATAATCCTTATCAAGATATTCCTTTAGCTGCTGTTTTGCGTTCTCCAATAGTTGGATTGGATGAAAATGAATTGGCTTCAATCAGGATCAGCCAAAAAACGGGTGATTATTATGAAGCACTCAAAACTTTTTATCAAACGTATGCCGGTGAAGAAAAAGCCAGTCGATTTACTTCCCACTTATATAAGAAAGTCGATGTCTTTTTGAATCTATTAAATAAGTGGCGCGAACTTGCACGCAGAGACCATCTGGTTGCACTTATTTGGACGATTTATGATGATACAGGGTTTTTAGACTATGTTGGAGGAATGAGTTCAGGGAAACAACGAAAAGCTAATTTACATGCGTTATATGAGCGTGCAGCGAGTTACGAAAAAACGAGTTTTAAAGGATTGTTTCAATTTGTCCGTTTTATTGAAAAGATGCAAGAAAAAGATAAAGACTTAGCCGAACCGACTGCCATCTCTGAAGATGAAAACGCTGTTCGTGTCATGACGATTCATGCGAGTAAAGGATTAGAGTTTCCAGTTGTGTTTGTTCTTGATTTAACGAAGAAATTCAATTTACAAGATATCAAAAAAAGCTATGTGTTTAATGAACAATATGGAGTAGGAACGGATTTTAAAGATCTAGACCGCCGTATCCGATATCCATCTTTACCCGAAACGGCATTAAAAGTAGAAAAGAAAACAAAATTATTATCTGAAGAAATGCGAAAATTATACGTGGCTTTAACTAGAGCAGAAGAAAAACTGTTCTTAGTGGGTTCGTATAAAGATGAGGAAACAGCTTGGAAAGAATGGGGTGTTGTTACTGCGCATGCCTCTACTGTTTTACCAGCCGATATCCGGTTTACAGCAAGCAGTTTAATGAAATGGATCGGATTATCTCTTGTCCGCCATCCTTCAAGCAAAAACGACTATACCTCATTTACAGCCAGAAACGGATCTATTACCAACCATTCAGCACATTTCAGTATTCAATTTTATAATGAGACTGCGATTCAAGAACAAATGCATTCAACAGACACTGAACCAGATGAAGATTGGTTGGAAAAGTTAGATCAGCAGCAGGAGAAGGTAACCGCAAATGATGTTGCTACGCAGACCATCAAACAAGCTGTTGAATTGATGAATTATACCTATGAACATGAAGGAGCAACACACACGACCAGTTACCAATCGGTTTCAGAAATCAAACGGTTATTTGAAGAACCAGGTAGTGATCAAATGGTTAAAATTGATGTTAATCAACCGCGCAGCCGCAATCGGTATGTCGAAGAAACATTAGATAGACCTTTGTTTATGGCTGAACTGACCGCTCCTTCAAGCGCTGAAATAGGGACTGCTACTCACTCAGTTATGCAAGCAGTTGATTTGACTACTTTACCTACGAGAGAGTCACTTGAAACGTTGATTGCTTCATTGATTAAAATGGGTGTGTTAAAAGAAGACGTTGCTTCAAAAATCAAAATAGAACAATTGGTTCAATTTTTTACCACACCGTTAGGAAAAATGATTTTGGCCAATTCAAAAGTGGTTCATCGTGAAGAACCGTTCTCACTTTTACTAGAGGCTGAAAAAATATTTACCGATATGAACGGGGACGCGAATGATAAAATCTTAATCCACGGAATCATAGATGGGTATATTGAGTTGGAAGACCACATTGTTTTGTTTGACTACAAAACAGATAGGGTCAGCCCTTATGGAGCACAAGCTGGAGAAAAGATGTTAGAGAAGTACAAAGGGCAATTAAATTTATACCGCTCTGCATTAGAATCTATTCTAGATAAAAAAGTTACTGAAACGTATCTTTGTTTACTTGAAACAGGAGAGATCGTATCCGTTCCATCATAAAAAACATTCAGTTGTCTTTTTAAGTCTCCGGAAAGAACTATCCAGAGAAAATTAAGCTGACTCCACATGAACAATTAAAAAAAGACTGATTCAAAAATCGAGGAATACTCGAATATTGAGTCAGTCTTTTTTATAGTTATTCAACGAAACACTTTTTAAGTATACGACGCTATTTCGACGACAACGCCAAAGTGATCAGAAACGATCGGTTCATTGATGTTATTAAAAATCACTTGAGAAGAAGTTGTTTTTACCGGTTGATTGGCAAAAATATAATCGATCCTTAACCCACTTTGATTTTCTGCCCATCCATCGATAGCCTCTGCAACTGTCAAACCGTTGTCTTTTTGTTCTGCTAAATGATAGGTATCGAACCAATTTTGTGTGACTAGTTCATAACCTTCGTGTCTGATATGAGCTGGGTTATTGAAATCACCCAATAAAAAAATTGGTCCTTTTAAAGTATCGAAAAGTGCAGTGCATTTTTCCCATTGACCTGGAAAAGAATCGTGTTCATCTTGCCACCAACCCAAATGCAAGTTAAAGAACCACTGATTTTCTGATTTGATGCCAATAACTTTTCGGCTCTTATAGTCAGTATAAGCCGTATTTTCGGAAGCGAAGAAAGAGCGAGTTTCTTGAATAGGCTTCAAACTCAAAACAGCCACACCTTCATCATACCGATCATAACCGATATGTGAAGGTTCCCACGTCCAGTAGTACTCCAATCCATTCTTCTGCAGTTCTTGTTGCAACAAGAATGCGAAGTTATCTTCTTTGATAGGGTGCTCATTGTTCGTAGGTGAAAAAGTAATCAATAATGATTGATCTACTATAGGAGAAGTCATAAGTTGATTGACTTCTTGCAGTGCAATCACATCAAATGAATAGCGAGTAATCGCATCACATAAGTTGTTCAATTTTATTAAAGGATCCTCTTCCATCCAACTGTGTGTGTTTAACGTTAAAAATTTCAAAAATTACACTCCTAATACATCATTGATATCTGATTTTAAAACATCAGCTTTTGGTCCATAAATCGCTTGAATACCAGTTCCTTTTTTTACTAATCCTAAAGCGCCAAGTCTTTTCCAAGCAGATTCGTCTTTAACTGCCTCAGGATCTTTAACCGTTACACGCAAGCGTGTCATACAAGCATCTACATCCGAAATGTTTTCTCTTCCACCTAAAGCTTCGATAATCCCATTAACTTGTGCATCTGCAGTACTCATTGCAACTGCAGGAATTCCTTCAGTTGCAACACCATCTTCGGTAGCACTTTCTTCAATATAATTACCTAAACGACCTGGAGTAGCAATTTTGAATTTGCCGATCATCCAGTAAGAAATAAAGTAAGCTAAGAAGAAGAAGACCACACAAGAGATAATAAAGTTGACAACATCCCAGACTAATCCGGCATTGATAGACATCGGAATACGCGTCAAGAATTCAAGGGTACCGAATGAGTGAACACGTAAAGCAATCACATCTGCCAGCGCAAATGAAATTCCTTGAAGAACAGCATATACTCCGTATAAAGCAGGAGCAGCAAACATAAACATAAATTCAAGAGGTTCAGTAACACCAGTTAAGAAAACAGCTATACCAGCAGATAGAAACATTGATTTGTATTTTGAACGTTTGTCTTTATCTGTACGACGATACATAGCAAATGCAATACCTAATAAAGTACCTGCTGCACCAATCATCTGTCCAACTTTGAAACGAGCAGGAGTAATAGAAGTCAATAATTCATTGTAAGCAGCAGTATCGCCAGCGTTTTTCAAGTTCACTAAGTCGCTGACCCAAGCTAACCATAATGGATCTTGTCCGAATACTTGTCCACCAGCACCAGAGCCTGTTAAGACAGTATAAGTACCACCAAGAGCAGTATAGTTTATTGGAATCGTCAACATATGGTGTAAACCAAATGGAAGCAATAGACGTTCTAATGTTCCATAAATAAATGGTGCGAATACGGGTGCAGTTTCGCTAGAAGTTGCGATCCATTGCCCAAAGTTGTTGATTCCTGTTTGAATGACCGGCCATACAAGAGCCAATCCTACTGAAATAATTACAGACCATAAAATAACTACGAAAGGTACAAAACGCTTTCCATTAAAGAAAGAAAGGGCTTCCGGTAATTTGCGGTAGTTATAATACTTGTTAAAAATAACCGCTCCCACAAATCCAGAAATAATTCCGACGAATACACCCATATTCAAAGCAGGTGAGCCTAGAACAGAAGTGAAGTAACCATCTACAGGGATTACTTGTCCGAATAGAGTGGATGTTGTAGCGCCTTCAGTTACTAACATATCTGAGGTTACTCCGAAGACAGCACCTGAAGTCATATTAATTAAGATAAAAGCTAAAAGAGCAGCGAAGGCTCCACCGGCACGTTCTTTAGCCCAAGAACCACCAATAGCAACCGCAAACAAGATATGTAGATTGCTAATAACAGCCCAACCTAGATTTTCCATCACACTACCAATGGTCAACACAAGAGTGATATCCCCGCTGAACATGGCAATCATTTTTCCAATACTAATCATTAATCCGGCAGCAGGCATAACAGCCACAACGACCATTAACGCTTTACCTAGTTTCTGCCAAAAATCAAATGAAAAAAGTTTTTTCATTTTTAAATCCTCCTTATGAATCTAAATTCGTTTATGCAAACGATTGCTTTAAATATACGGCTTGCTTTAAAAAATTGCAAGCGTTTTTAGTGTTCGAAAAATTGTTATCGGTAACATTTTTCAGAAACTCCTTTATATCAAGCTTTTTTTACTAATGATTTCTTGGAGACAGAGAAATAAACCATTTCAAATTGACAATGCAATCGTTTGCGTTTAAACTTGCGTTAGCTAATAAAGAAAGCAGGAATTGCACTAAGATATTTTTACGCAATCCCTGCGTCAGGAGGAAAAAAAGTGTCACATACAAGATTATTTGAAATAGATGAATGGAAAGTTAAAACAACTGAATTGAACAAAGAGGAACGTCGCTTACAAGAAAGTTTAACGAGTATTGGAAATGGTTATATGGGGATGCGTGGTAACTTTGAAGAAACATATTCAGGTGACCATCATCAAGGTAGTTATATTGGAGGCGTTTGGTATCCAGACAAAACACGTGTCGGATGGTGGAAAAACGGTTATCCAGAATACTTTGGTAAGGTGATCAACACAATGAACTTTATTCAATTAGATCTATTGATCGATGGAGCAAAAGTTGATTTGTATACGGATAAGGTATCTGATTTTGAAATGGAATTGGACATGCAACACGGAATTTTGAGAAGAAGTTACGTAGTAGAAAAAGCCGGTAAAGAAGTGCAAGTTGTTATAGAGCGATTTGTCAGCTTGGATCAAAAAGAACTGTGTGCCATAAAAATGGAAGTTACTAGTCTATCAGATGAAGTGAAAGTAGAATTGATCCCAGCTCTTGATGGGAATGTGACCAATGAAGATTCGAATTACGACGAACAATTTTGGCTTCCAGTTTCTCAAGGAACGAATCGTTTAGTGATCGAAACAAAAGCAAATGATTTTGGAATTGAACAGTTTACAGTAGGCGCTGTGATGTCGAACCGCGTTATAAACGTTGAGAAAACATCTGATGAAGTGTCTGAGATGAAAGTAACAGAAACATACACTGGAATCTTAACAGTTGGAGAAAAAGCAGTCATTGAAAAACGTATTGTATTAACGACTTCACGTGATTACAGCAAAACAGATGTGGAGAAGCAAAGTCAGACGATCAGTGAACTAGTTAATCAATTATCATTTGAAGAATTGCGGATGCGTCATGAATCTCTTTGGTTGGAACGGTGGAAAAAGGCCGATATTGAAATTGGCGGCGATCCTGCAGCTCAACAAGGTATTCGTTTCAACTTATTCCAATTGTTCTCTACTTATTATGGCGAGGATACTCGTTTGAACATTGGACCTAAAGGCTTTACGGGTGAAAAATATGGTGGAGCAACCTATTGGGATACCGAAGCTTATGCTGTGCCGTTATACTTAGCATTGGCGGATCCAAAAGTAACGGAAAACCTATTGACGTATCGTCACAATCAATTACCTCAAGCAGAACACAATGCAAGACAGCAAGGGTTGAAAGGTGCTTTATATCCAATGGTGACTTTCACAGGAGTGGAGTGCCACAATGAATGGGAAATCACTTTTGAAGAGATCCACCGGAATGGTGCGATGGCTTATGCCATTTACAACTATACAAACTACACAGGCGACGAAAGCTACCTAAAAGAAAAAGGATTGGATGTTCTAGTGGGCATCAGCCGTTTCTGGGCAGACCGCGTACATTACAACCGCAGAAAAGACCAATATATGATGCATGGTGTGACCGGTCCGAATGAATACGAAAATAATGTCAATAACAACTGGTATACAAATAAGTTAGCAGTTTGGACATTGAAGTATACTTTAGAATCTTTGCTGTTGTCAGCAGATAAAAAAGAGTGTTTACAAGTAACAGATCAAGAGACCACAAAATGGCAAGAAATCATTGAGAAAATGTACTATCCTTATGATGAAGAAGAGCAAGTTTTTGTTCAACACGATACCTTCCTAGACAAAGAATTGCGTCCAGTTTCTGAATTGGATCCATCTGATCTACCATTGAACCAAAAATGGTCATGGGATAAAATTCTACGTTCGCCATTTATCAAACAGGCAGATGTCTTACAAGGAATCTACTTCTTTAAGGAAATGTACTCGATAGAAGAAATTGAACGCAATTTCGACTTTTACGAACCGATGACGGTACATGAATCTAGTTTGTCTCCAAGTATTCATGCGATTTTAGCAGCTGATATCGGTAAAATGGACAAAGCAGTAGAGTTTTATGCTCGCACGGCTCGTTTAGATTTGGACAACTACAATAATGACACAGAAGATGGATTGCACATCACATCTATGACAGGCAGTTGGTTGACGATTGTTCAAGGATTTGCCGGTATGCAGACCGTTAACGGACAGTTATCGTTTAGACCTTATTTGCCAGAAAACTGGACAAATTATGCTTTCCATATCAACTACCGCGGACGTT from the Carnobacterium inhibens subsp. inhibens DSM 13024 genome contains:
- a CDS encoding endonuclease/exonuclease/phosphatase family protein; translated protein: MKFLTLNTHSWMEEDPLIKLNNLCDAITRYSFDVIALQEVNQLMTSPIVDQSLLITFSPTNNEHPIKEDNFAFLLQQELQKNGLEYYWTWEPSHIGYDRYDEGVAVLSLKPIQETRSFFASENTAYTDYKSRKVIGIKSENQWFFNLHLGWWQDEHDSFPGQWEKCTALFDTLKGPIFLLGDFNNPAHIRHEGYELVTQNWFDTYHLAEQKDNGLTVAEAIDGWAENQSGLRIDYIFANQPVKTTSSQVIFNNINEPIVSDHFGVVVEIASYT
- the addA gene encoding helicase-exonuclease AddAB subunit AddA, translated to MMSPLPLKPDNSRFTDGQWQAIYEAGHNILVSASAGSGKTTVLVQRVIEKIKSGTNVDEMLIVTYTEAAAKEMKARIQTAIQESVTSESDMELKKHLTRQVTLIHQASISTLHAFCLQVIRRYYYLINLDPIFRLLTDETEILLLKESVWEEVREELYGEEESLFKSLTASYSNDRSDAGLTDLIFSLYEFSRANPRPAVWLEQLSYLYQVEDNDLTKGVLYKELLKPQIISVLDSLVELSQTAGQLGEGTDELDKQTELVKNEWTALQEIQNHIQQDNYQAAYNCCKSIEFARWKAVKKGTDEAIKETAEEMKLLRDEYKNRFKELINDYFSASPQEQIDLMLSAAPLVEEMARVTQLFTDAYRQRKDERNLLDFNDLEHLTLQILAQIKDEEWIPTEASMHYRDKFKEVMVDEYQDINQLQENILRWLAHDQADQGNLFMVGDVKQSIYSFRLADPGLFLQKYEQYEHHQSGERIILAENFRSRGEVLQFTNLIFEQLMDKAVGQMDYDEAAQLIQGFTDFPELQKHQPEILIYEKGTNDREDEEENTESVNWDMRIEDKTEGELLMVGQKIQELIQSQFPIYDKRSKTTRPISYRDIVLLTPTKKNNLVLMEMFKRLSIPLQVNDTQNYFQTTEITIMMSLLKVIDNPYQDIPLAAVLRSPIVGLDENELASIRISQKTGDYYEALKTFYQTYAGEEKASRFTSHLYKKVDVFLNLLNKWRELARRDHLVALIWTIYDDTGFLDYVGGMSSGKQRKANLHALYERAASYEKTSFKGLFQFVRFIEKMQEKDKDLAEPTAISEDENAVRVMTIHASKGLEFPVVFVLDLTKKFNLQDIKKSYVFNEQYGVGTDFKDLDRRIRYPSLPETALKVEKKTKLLSEEMRKLYVALTRAEEKLFLVGSYKDEETAWKEWGVVTAHASTVLPADIRFTASSLMKWIGLSLVRHPSSKNDYTSFTARNGSITNHSAHFSIQFYNETAIQEQMHSTDTEPDEDWLEKLDQQQEKVTANDVATQTIKQAVELMNYTYEHEGATHTTSYQSVSEIKRLFEEPGSDQMVKIDVNQPRSRNRYVEETLDRPLFMAELTAPSSAEIGTATHSVMQAVDLTTLPTRESLETLIASLIKMGVLKEDVASKIKIEQLVQFFTTPLGKMILANSKVVHREEPFSLLLEAEKIFTDMNGDANDKILIHGIIDGYIELEDHIVLFDYKTDRVSPYGAQAGEKMLEKYKGQLNLYRSALESILDKKVTETYLCLLETGEIVSVPS
- a CDS encoding PTS transporter subunit IIBC; translation: MKKLFSFDFWQKLGKALMVVVAVMPAAGLMISIGKMIAMFSGDITLVLTIGSVMENLGWAVISNLHILFAVAIGGSWAKERAGGAFAALLAFILINMTSGAVFGVTSDMLVTEGATTSTLFGQVIPVDGYFTSVLGSPALNMGVFVGIISGFVGAVIFNKYYNYRKLPEALSFFNGKRFVPFVVILWSVIISVGLALVWPVIQTGINNFGQWIATSSETAPVFAPFIYGTLERLLLPFGLHHMLTIPINYTALGGTYTVLTGSGAGGQVFGQDPLWLAWVSDLVNLKNAGDTAAYNELLTSITPARFKVGQMIGAAGTLLGIAFAMYRRTDKDKRSKYKSMFLSAGIAVFLTGVTEPLEFMFMFAAPALYGVYAVLQGISFALADVIALRVHSFGTLEFLTRIPMSINAGLVWDVVNFIISCVVFFFLAYFISYWMIGKFKIATPGRLGNYIEESATEDGVATEGIPAVAMSTADAQVNGIIEALGGRENISDVDACMTRLRVTVKDPEAVKDESAWKRLGALGLVKKGTGIQAIYGPKADVLKSDINDVLGV
- a CDS encoding glycoside hydrolase family 65 protein, whose translation is MSHTRLFEIDEWKVKTTELNKEERRLQESLTSIGNGYMGMRGNFEETYSGDHHQGSYIGGVWYPDKTRVGWWKNGYPEYFGKVINTMNFIQLDLLIDGAKVDLYTDKVSDFEMELDMQHGILRRSYVVEKAGKEVQVVIERFVSLDQKELCAIKMEVTSLSDEVKVELIPALDGNVTNEDSNYDEQFWLPVSQGTNRLVIETKANDFGIEQFTVGAVMSNRVINVEKTSDEVSEMKVTETYTGILTVGEKAVIEKRIVLTTSRDYSKTDVEKQSQTISELVNQLSFEELRMRHESLWLERWKKADIEIGGDPAAQQGIRFNLFQLFSTYYGEDTRLNIGPKGFTGEKYGGATYWDTEAYAVPLYLALADPKVTENLLTYRHNQLPQAEHNARQQGLKGALYPMVTFTGVECHNEWEITFEEIHRNGAMAYAIYNYTNYTGDESYLKEKGLDVLVGISRFWADRVHYNRRKDQYMMHGVTGPNEYENNVNNNWYTNKLAVWTLKYTLESLLLSADKKECLQVTDQETTKWQEIIEKMYYPYDEEEQVFVQHDTFLDKELRPVSELDPSDLPLNQKWSWDKILRSPFIKQADVLQGIYFFKEMYSIEEIERNFDFYEPMTVHESSLSPSIHAILAADIGKMDKAVEFYARTARLDLDNYNNDTEDGLHITSMTGSWLTIVQGFAGMQTVNGQLSFRPYLPENWTNYAFHINYRGRLLKISVTSEEVSIVLLEGEALELSVYDESIVLNDVYTSTTKTPKKATN